One genomic segment of Pseudomonas sp. p1(2021b) includes these proteins:
- the lpxB gene encoding lipid-A-disaccharide synthase: protein MAQLCVALVAGEASGDILGSGLMRALKARHPDVRFIGVGGPLMEAEGLVSYFPMERLAVMGLVEVLGRLRELLKRRKELIQTLIAEKPDVFIGIDAPDFNLTIELKLRQAGIKTVHYVSPSVWAWRQKRVLKIREGCDLMLTLLPFEAKFYEEKGVPVRFVGHPLADTIPLEADRQAARTALGLGAGPLVALMPGSRGGEVERLGALFLDAAERLRERVPGVRFVSPCANPSRRAQLEQMLQGRDLPLTLLDGRSHEALAACDAVLIASGTATLEALLYKRPMVVAYRLAPLTYWILKRMVKSPYVSLPNLLAQRLLVPELLQDAATSDALAQTLAPLVTDGTQQTDSFDRIHRTLRRDASNQAADAVLALLGAR from the coding sequence ATGGCCCAGCTGTGCGTGGCATTGGTCGCTGGCGAGGCCAGCGGCGATATCCTCGGTTCCGGCCTGATGCGTGCCCTCAAGGCGCGCCACCCCGATGTGCGTTTCATCGGCGTCGGTGGCCCCTTGATGGAGGCCGAAGGCCTGGTGTCCTACTTCCCCATGGAGCGCCTCGCGGTCATGGGCCTGGTGGAAGTGCTGGGGCGGTTGCGTGAGCTGCTCAAGCGTCGCAAGGAACTGATCCAGACACTCATCGCCGAAAAGCCGGATGTGTTCATCGGCATCGATGCGCCCGACTTCAACCTCACCATCGAACTGAAGCTGCGCCAGGCCGGGATCAAGACCGTGCACTATGTCAGCCCGTCGGTCTGGGCGTGGCGGCAGAAGCGTGTGTTGAAGATTCGCGAGGGCTGCGACCTGATGCTGACGCTGCTTCCCTTCGAGGCGAAATTCTACGAAGAGAAGGGCGTGCCGGTACGTTTCGTCGGCCATCCGCTGGCCGATACCATCCCGCTCGAAGCCGATCGCCAGGCGGCGCGCACCGCCCTCGGACTGGGCGCGGGGCCGCTGGTCGCATTGATGCCGGGTAGCCGTGGCGGCGAGGTCGAGCGCCTGGGCGCGCTGTTCCTCGATGCCGCCGAGCGCTTGCGTGAACGGGTGCCTGGGGTGCGTTTCGTCTCGCCGTGTGCCAACCCGTCCCGGCGTGCCCAGCTCGAGCAGATGCTGCAGGGCCGCGACCTGCCGTTGACCTTGCTCGACGGCCGCTCCCACGAGGCCTTGGCCGCGTGCGATGCGGTGCTCATCGCCTCGGGCACAGCCACCCTGGAAGCGCTGCTGTACAAGCGGCCCATGGTCGTCGCCTACCGCTTGGCGCCATTGACGTACTGGATCCTCAAGCGCATGGTCAAGAGCCCGTACGTATCGTTGCCCAACCTGCTGGCCCAGCGTCTGTTGGTACCCGAGCTGCTGCAGGACGCCGCTACCAGCGACGCCCTGGCCCAGACCCTGGCTCCGCTGGTCACTGACGGTACGCAGCAGACCGACAGCTTCGACCGGATTCACCGCACCCTGCGCCGTGACGCCTCCAACCAGGCGGCCGACGCGGTGTTGGCCTTGCTAGGAGCGCGATAG
- a CDS encoding OmpH family outer membrane protein, with protein MRKLTQLAVMAAALVATPAFAEMKIAVLNYQMALLESDAAKKYAVDAEKKFGPQLTKLKNLESSAKGIQDRLIKGGDKMQQQERERLELEFKQKARDFQFQSKELNEAKAVADRDMLKQLKPKLDGAVEEVIKKGGYDLVLERGAVIDVKPQYDITRQVIERMNQAR; from the coding sequence GTGCGTAAGTTGACTCAACTGGCCGTGATGGCCGCGGCGCTGGTCGCCACCCCGGCTTTCGCCGAAATGAAGATTGCCGTGCTGAACTATCAGATGGCGCTGCTCGAGTCCGACGCGGCCAAGAAGTACGCTGTCGATGCCGAGAAGAAGTTCGGCCCGCAGCTGACCAAGCTGAAGAACCTGGAAAGCAGCGCCAAGGGCATCCAGGACCGCCTGATCAAGGGCGGCGACAAGATGCAGCAACAGGAGCGCGAGCGCCTGGAGCTCGAATTCAAGCAGAAAGCCCGTGACTTCCAGTTCCAGTCCAAGGAGCTGAACGAAGCCAAGGCCGTCGCCGACCGTGACATGCTCAAGCAGCTCAAGCCCAAGCTCGACGGTGCTGTCGAGGAAGTGATCAAGAAGGGTGGCTATGACCTGGTGCTCGAGCGCGGCGCGGTAATCGACGTCAAGCCGCAATACGACATCACCCGTCAAGTCATCGAGCGTATGAACCAAGCCCGTTGA
- a CDS encoding transposase — MILDTFFGRYDGAQLEAKSVRKSYSREHKIRAAEMVLDAGQSVPEVCEILGIGRTALRRWVEQVRQEREGKVPAGAKAITPEQQRIEELEALVRQKDRDIEILKKASALLLRDSKDRSR, encoded by the coding sequence ATGATTTTGGACACCTTCTTCGGGCGCTATGATGGCGCCCAATTGGAGGCAAAATCAGTGCGCAAGTCTTATTCGAGAGAACACAAAATCCGAGCAGCTGAAATGGTGCTGGATGCCGGCCAGTCGGTTCCTGAGGTATGCGAAATCCTCGGGATTGGCCGCACAGCTCTTCGTCGTTGGGTTGAGCAGGTAAGGCAGGAGAGAGAGGGCAAGGTGCCGGCTGGAGCCAAAGCCATCACTCCGGAGCAGCAACGTATTGAAGAGCTGGAAGCGCTGGTTCGTCAAAAGGATCGGGATATCGAAATCCTAAAAAAGGCCAGTGCTCTCCTGCTTCGGGACTCCAAAGATCGTTCTCGCTGA
- the lpxA gene encoding acyl-ACP--UDP-N-acetylglucosamine O-acyltransferase, producing the protein MSSIDPRAIIDPSAKLADGVEVGPWSIVGPGVEIGEGTVIGPHVVLKGPTRIGKHNRIYQFSSIGEDTPDLKYKGEPTRLVIGDHNVIREGVTIHRGTVQDRAETTLGDHNLIMAYAHIGHDSVIGNHCILVNNTALAGHVHVGDWAILSGYTLVHQYCHIGAHAFSGMGTAIGKDVPAFVTVFGSPAEARSMNFEGMRRRGFSDEVIHALRRAYKIVYRHGLTVEDALNELGELATQFPEVELFRQSIQSSARGITR; encoded by the coding sequence ATGAGTTCGATTGACCCTCGGGCGATCATCGACCCGTCAGCCAAGCTGGCCGACGGTGTCGAGGTTGGCCCCTGGTCGATCGTAGGGCCTGGCGTGGAAATCGGCGAGGGCACCGTCATCGGCCCTCACGTGGTGCTCAAGGGGCCGACCCGGATCGGCAAGCACAACCGTATCTACCAGTTTTCCTCCATCGGTGAAGACACCCCCGACCTCAAGTACAAGGGTGAGCCCACGCGCCTGGTGATCGGTGACCACAATGTGATCCGCGAAGGTGTCACCATTCACCGTGGCACCGTCCAGGACCGTGCGGAAACCACCCTCGGGGACCATAACCTGATCATGGCCTATGCCCATATCGGGCACGACAGCGTTATCGGCAATCATTGCATCCTGGTCAACAACACCGCGCTGGCCGGTCATGTGCATGTGGGCGACTGGGCGATCCTGTCCGGCTACACCCTGGTGCACCAGTACTGCCATATCGGCGCCCACGCCTTCTCCGGCATGGGTACGGCGATCGGCAAGGACGTGCCGGCCTTCGTCACGGTGTTCGGCAGCCCGGCAGAGGCCCGTAGCATGAACTTCGAGGGCATGCGCCGCCGGGGGTTCAGCGACGAGGTCATCCACGCCCTGCGCCGTGCCTACAAAATCGTCTATCGCCATGGCCTGACCGTGGAAGACGCGCTCAACGAGCTAGGCGAGCTGGCAACGCAGTTCCCCGAGGTCGAGCTGTTCCGTCAGTCGATCCAAAGCTCCGCTCGCGGCATCACCCGCTGA
- the fabZ gene encoding 3-hydroxyacyl-ACP dehydratase FabZ, whose amino-acid sequence MMDINEIREYLPHRYPFLLVDRVTDLDFEAQSIRAYKNVSINEPFFNGHFPAHPIMPGVLIIEAMAQAAGILGFKMLDAKPADGTLYYFVGSDKLRFRQPVLPGDQLVLEAKFLSRKSMIWKFECRALVDGKPVCSAEITCAERSL is encoded by the coding sequence ATGATGGACATCAACGAGATTCGCGAATACCTGCCTCACCGTTACCCGTTCCTGTTGGTGGACCGCGTAACGGACCTGGACTTCGAGGCCCAGAGCATTCGTGCCTACAAGAATGTCAGCATCAATGAGCCGTTCTTCAACGGCCATTTCCCGGCGCATCCAATCATGCCGGGCGTGCTGATCATCGAGGCCATGGCCCAGGCGGCCGGGATTCTCGGGTTCAAGATGCTCGATGCCAAGCCTGCCGACGGCACCCTCTACTACTTCGTCGGTTCCGACAAGCTGCGCTTCCGCCAGCCGGTGCTGCCGGGGGACCAGCTGGTCCTGGAAGCCAAGTTCCTCAGCCGCAAGAGCATGATCTGGAAGTTCGAATGCCGCGCCCTGGTGGACGGCAAGCCGGTCTGCTCGGCCGAGATCACCTGCGCGGAACGCTCCCTATGA
- the rseP gene encoding RIP metalloprotease RseP encodes MTALYMIVGTLVALGVLVTFHEFGHFWVARRCGVKVLRFSVGFGTPLLRWHDRRGTEFVVAAIPLGGYVKMLDEREGEVPPALVDQSFNRKPVRQRIAIVAAGPVANFLLALLFFWVLAMLGTQQVRPVIGAVEAGSLAASAGLAAGQEVVSIDGEPTNGWSAVNLQLVRRLGESGTLKVGVIEQGGTLERQHEIILSQWLKGVDEPDPIQSLGLRPWRPAIAPVLAEIDPKGPAAAAGLKTGDRLLSLDGVDLNDWQQVVDSVRARPEAKVKLRVERDGAQLEVPVTLARRGEGQASGGYLGAGVKGAEWPADMVREVSYGPLDAVAQSLSRTWNMSVLTLESLKKMLFGELSVKNLSGPITIAKVAGASAQSGVGDFLNFLAYLSISLGVLNLLPIPVLDGGHLLFYLIEWARGRPLSDRVQGWGVQIGISLVIGVMLLALINDLGRL; translated from the coding sequence ATGACAGCGCTCTACATGATAGTCGGCACCCTGGTCGCCCTGGGTGTGCTGGTCACCTTCCACGAATTCGGCCATTTCTGGGTGGCCAGGCGCTGTGGCGTCAAGGTGCTGCGCTTCTCCGTGGGGTTTGGCACGCCGCTGCTGCGCTGGCACGACCGCCGCGGCACCGAGTTCGTGGTGGCAGCCATCCCCCTGGGTGGCTACGTCAAGATGCTCGACGAGCGCGAAGGCGAAGTGCCGCCTGCATTGGTCGACCAGTCTTTCAATCGCAAGCCGGTGCGCCAGCGCATCGCCATCGTCGCGGCCGGCCCTGTGGCCAACTTCCTCCTCGCCCTGTTGTTCTTCTGGGTCCTGGCCATGCTCGGTACCCAGCAGGTGCGCCCGGTGATCGGTGCAGTCGAGGCGGGCAGCCTGGCGGCTTCCGCAGGCCTGGCCGCTGGTCAGGAAGTGGTATCCATCGACGGCGAGCCGACCAATGGCTGGTCTGCGGTCAACCTGCAACTGGTCCGTCGTCTTGGCGAAAGCGGCACCCTCAAGGTCGGTGTGATCGAGCAGGGCGGTACGCTGGAGCGCCAGCATGAAATCATCCTCAGCCAGTGGCTCAAGGGTGTGGACGAACCGGACCCGATCCAGTCCCTGGGCCTGCGCCCGTGGCGCCCGGCCATTGCGCCAGTGCTGGCCGAGATCGACCCGAAAGGTCCGGCCGCCGCTGCCGGGCTCAAGACGGGTGACCGGTTGCTGAGCCTCGATGGTGTCGACCTGAACGATTGGCAGCAGGTGGTCGACAGCGTTCGCGCCCGCCCCGAGGCCAAGGTAAAGCTGCGCGTGGAGCGCGACGGTGCCCAGCTCGAGGTCCCGGTGACCTTGGCCCGGCGCGGTGAAGGGCAGGCTTCCGGTGGGTACCTGGGGGCAGGCGTCAAGGGCGCCGAATGGCCCGCCGACATGGTCCGCGAAGTCAGCTACGGGCCGCTGGATGCCGTTGCCCAGAGCCTGTCGAGAACATGGAACATGAGTGTCCTGACCCTCGAATCGCTGAAGAAAATGCTGTTCGGGGAGCTCTCGGTAAAAAACTTGAGTGGACCGATAACCATTGCTAAAGTGGCGGGCGCTTCAGCCCAGTCGGGCGTGGGGGATTTCCTGAATTTCCTGGCCTACCTGAGCATAAGCCTGGGGGTTCTTAACCTGCTGCCCATCCCGGTATTGGATGGGGGGCATTTGCTGTTCTACCTGATCGAGTGGGCGCGCGGTCGTCCGCTTTCGGATCGGGTGCAAGGTTGGGGGGTCCAGATCGGTATCAGTTTGGTCATTGGGGTGATGTTGCTCGCCCTGATCAACGATCTGGGTCGACTATAA
- the lpxD gene encoding UDP-3-O-(3-hydroxymyristoyl)glucosamine N-acyltransferase, with translation MTVTMTLGQLAEALGATLKGPEALQITGLATLQEASAGQLSFLANKQYRKYLDASKAGAVLLKAEDAEGFAGNALIVPDPYLAYARISHLFDPKPKAVAGIHPSAVVAGDAQVDPSASIGPFAVIESGAQVAANVTIGAHCFVGARCVIGEGGWLAPRVTLYHDVTIGKRVVIQSGAVIGGEGFGFANEKGVWNKIAQIGGVTIGDDVEIGVNTAVDRGALSDTRIGNGVKLDNQIQIAHNVQVGDHTAMAACVGISGSTRIGKHCMIAGGVGMVGHIDVCDNVFVSGMTMVTRSITEPGGYSSGTAMQPLAEWRKSAARIRQLDEMSKRLQQLEKRVDTVTSGGQLASEG, from the coding sequence ATGACCGTGACCATGACGCTCGGCCAGCTGGCCGAGGCCCTCGGGGCGACCCTCAAGGGCCCCGAGGCGCTGCAGATCACCGGCCTGGCAACCCTGCAGGAAGCCAGCGCCGGGCAGTTGAGCTTCCTGGCCAACAAGCAATACCGCAAGTACCTGGACGCGTCCAAGGCCGGTGCGGTGCTGCTCAAGGCCGAGGACGCCGAAGGCTTCGCCGGCAATGCGTTGATCGTGCCCGACCCGTACCTGGCCTACGCCCGGATTTCCCACCTGTTCGACCCCAAACCCAAGGCTGTGGCGGGAATCCATCCCAGCGCCGTGGTGGCCGGGGACGCCCAGGTGGACCCCAGCGCCAGCATCGGCCCGTTCGCGGTGATCGAGAGCGGTGCGCAGGTAGCGGCCAACGTCACCATCGGTGCCCACTGCTTCGTCGGTGCCCGTTGCGTGATCGGTGAAGGCGGCTGGCTGGCACCGCGGGTGACGCTGTACCACGACGTGACCATCGGCAAGCGCGTGGTCATCCAGTCCGGTGCGGTGATCGGTGGCGAAGGCTTCGGCTTTGCCAACGAGAAGGGGGTCTGGAACAAGATCGCCCAGATCGGTGGCGTGACCATCGGCGACGACGTGGAGATCGGCGTGAACACCGCCGTGGACCGCGGCGCGTTGTCGGATACGCGCATCGGCAACGGCGTCAAGCTCGACAACCAGATCCAGATCGCCCATAACGTGCAGGTCGGTGACCACACGGCCATGGCCGCGTGCGTCGGGATCTCCGGCAGCACGCGTATCGGCAAGCACTGCATGATCGCGGGCGGTGTGGGCATGGTGGGTCATATCGATGTCTGCGACAACGTATTCGTTTCCGGCATGACCATGGTGACCCGTTCCATCACGGAACCGGGTGGCTATTCATCCGGCACGGCCATGCAGCCGCTGGCCGAATGGCGCAAGAGCGCCGCGCGTATCCGCCAGCTGGACGAGATGTCCAAGCGTCTCCAGCAGCTGGAAAAACGTGTCGATACCGTGACCTCAGGTGGCCAGCTGGCATCAGAAGGCTGA
- the rnhB gene encoding ribonuclease HII yields the protein MQMGLDFNLVEELVAGVDEVGRGPLCGDVVTAAVILDPQRPILGLNDSKKLTEAKREALFEEICEKALSFFIARATVEEIDSLNILQATMLAMQRAVEGLSITPKLTLIDGNRCPKLAVPAAPVVQGDAQVPAIAAASILAKVTRDREMSAFELIYPGYGIGGHKGYPTPVHLEALARLGPTPIHRRSFAPVRAAWEAREGLTDSLI from the coding sequence ATGCAGATGGGGCTGGACTTCAATCTGGTCGAGGAGCTGGTCGCCGGTGTCGACGAGGTGGGCCGTGGGCCGCTGTGTGGCGACGTCGTGACTGCGGCGGTGATCCTTGACCCACAGCGTCCGATCCTGGGCCTGAACGACTCGAAGAAGCTCACCGAGGCCAAGCGCGAGGCGCTATTTGAGGAGATCTGCGAGAAAGCCTTGAGCTTTTTCATCGCACGCGCCACGGTAGAAGAGATCGATAGCCTGAACATCCTGCAGGCCACCATGCTGGCCATGCAGCGTGCGGTGGAAGGCTTGAGCATCACGCCCAAGCTTACGCTGATCGACGGCAACCGTTGCCCGAAGCTCGCGGTGCCGGCTGCGCCGGTGGTTCAAGGTGACGCCCAGGTGCCGGCGATCGCGGCGGCCTCCATTCTGGCCAAGGTCACCCGTGACCGGGAGATGAGCGCATTCGAGCTGATCTACCCGGGCTATGGCATCGGCGGGCACAAGGGCTACCCGACGCCGGTGCACCTGGAGGCCCTGGCGCGGTTGGGGCCGACGCCGATTCATCGACGCTCCTTTGCTCCGGTGCGGGCCGCCTGGGAAGCCCGCGAAGGCCTTACCGACTCGTTGATCTAA
- the bamA gene encoding outer membrane protein assembly factor BamA, translating into MKRLLLTAVLSALMIAEVHAESFTISDIRVNGLQRVSAGSVFGALPLNVGDQADDRRLVESTRSLFKTGFFQDIQLSRDGNVLIINVVERPSVSSIEIEGNKAISTEDLMKGLKQSGLAEGEIFQRATLEGVRNELQRQYVAQGRYSAEVDAEVVPQPRNRVGLKIKINEGTVAAIQHINIVGNNVFDDEELAQLFELKTTNWLSFFKNDDKYAREKLSGDLERLRSYYLDRGYINMDIASTQVSITPDKKHVYITVNINEGEKYTVRDVKLSGDLKVPEDQVKSLLLVQPGQVFSRKVMTTTSDLITRRLGNEGYTFANVNGVPQPNDEDHTVDIMFVVDPGKRAYVNRINYRGNTKTEDEVLRREMRQMEGGWASTYLIDQSKTRLERLGFFKEVNVETPPVPGTDDQVDVNYSVEEQASGSITASVGFAQSAGLILGGSISQSNFLGTGNKVSVGLTRSEYQTRYNFGFVDPYWTADGVSLGYNAFYRSTDYDDLDVDVASYAVDSLGAGVSVGYPISETSRLTFGFNVQQDKIKTGKYTVDEIFDFLDREGDDSFLNFKASAGWSESTLNKGVLATRGHSQSLSAEVTTPGSDLSFFKLDYRGQLFKPINNDYTLRLHTELGYGDGFGSTDGLPFYENYFAGGFNSVRGFKDSSLGPRSTPSQGTKPGTIKDPDQDPLPFGGNVLVQGGVELLFPLPFVKDQRSLRTSVFWDVGNVFDTNCGNKPDCEKVGFSGMASSVGLGVTWITALGPLSFSLAMPVKKPDDADTQVFQFSLGQTF; encoded by the coding sequence ATGAAACGTCTGCTGCTAACTGCGGTCCTCTCCGCACTGATGATCGCTGAAGTTCACGCCGAGTCCTTCACCATCTCCGATATTCGTGTCAATGGCCTGCAGCGGGTTTCCGCTGGCAGCGTGTTCGGTGCCCTGCCCCTGAACGTGGGCGACCAGGCCGACGATCGGCGCCTGGTGGAGTCTACCCGCTCGCTGTTCAAGACCGGCTTCTTCCAGGACATCCAGCTGAGCCGCGACGGCAATGTCCTGATCATCAACGTGGTCGAGCGCCCATCGGTGTCGAGCATCGAGATCGAAGGCAACAAGGCGATCAGCACCGAAGACCTGATGAAGGGCCTGAAGCAATCGGGCCTGGCCGAAGGCGAGATCTTCCAGCGTGCCACCCTCGAAGGCGTGCGTAACGAACTGCAGCGCCAGTACGTGGCCCAGGGCCGCTACTCGGCCGAGGTCGACGCCGAGGTGGTGCCGCAGCCGCGCAACCGCGTCGGCCTGAAGATCAAGATCAACGAAGGCACCGTCGCCGCGATCCAGCACATCAACATCGTCGGCAACAATGTCTTCGACGACGAGGAGCTGGCCCAGCTCTTCGAGCTCAAGACCACCAACTGGCTGTCCTTCTTCAAGAACGATGACAAGTACGCCCGCGAGAAGCTCTCCGGTGACCTGGAGCGCCTGCGCTCCTACTACCTGGACCGCGGCTACATCAACATGGACATCGCTTCGACCCAGGTGTCCATCACCCCTGACAAGAAGCACGTCTACATCACCGTCAACATCAACGAAGGCGAGAAGTACACCGTCCGTGACGTGAAGCTCTCCGGCGACCTGAAAGTGCCTGAAGACCAGGTCAAGTCGCTGCTGCTGGTGCAGCCGGGCCAGGTGTTCTCGCGCAAGGTGATGACCACCACCTCCGACCTGATCACCCGTCGCCTGGGTAACGAGGGCTACACCTTCGCCAACGTCAACGGCGTGCCGCAGCCGAACGATGAAGACCACACCGTCGACATCATGTTCGTCGTCGACCCGGGCAAGCGTGCCTACGTCAACCGCATCAACTACCGCGGCAACACCAAGACCGAAGACGAAGTGCTGCGTCGCGAAATGCGCCAGATGGAAGGTGGCTGGGCTTCGACCTACCTGATCGACCAGTCCAAGACCCGCCTCGAGCGCCTGGGCTTCTTCAAGGAAGTCAACGTCGAGACCCCGCCGGTGCCAGGCACCGACGACCAGGTCGACGTCAACTACAGCGTCGAGGAGCAGGCCTCCGGCTCCATCACCGCCAGCGTCGGTTTTGCCCAGAGCGCGGGCCTGATCCTTGGTGGCTCGATCAGCCAGAGCAACTTCCTGGGTACCGGTAACAAGGTGTCCGTCGGCCTGACCCGTTCGGAATACCAGACCCGCTACAACTTCGGCTTCGTCGACCCCTACTGGACCGCCGATGGCGTCAGCCTGGGCTACAACGCCTTCTACCGTAGCACCGACTACGATGACCTCGATGTCGACGTGGCGAGCTATGCGGTGGACAGCCTGGGTGCCGGTGTCAGCGTCGGCTACCCGATCAGCGAGACCTCGCGTCTGACCTTCGGCTTCAACGTGCAGCAGGACAAGATCAAGACCGGTAAGTACACCGTCGACGAGATCTTCGACTTCCTGGACCGTGAGGGAGACGACAGCTTCCTGAACTTCAAGGCGTCGGCCGGCTGGTCCGAGTCCACCCTGAACAAGGGCGTGCTGGCGACCCGTGGTCACTCCCAGAGCTTGTCCGCCGAAGTCACCACCCCGGGCAGCGACCTGTCGTTCTTCAAGCTCGACTACCGTGGCCAGCTGTTCAAGCCGATCAACAACGACTACACCCTGCGCCTGCACACCGAGTTGGGCTATGGTGATGGCTTCGGTTCCACCGATGGGCTGCCGTTCTACGAGAACTACTTCGCGGGTGGCTTCAACTCGGTCCGTGGCTTCAAGGACAGCAGCCTGGGCCCGCGCAGTACCCCAAGCCAAGGCACCAAGCCGGGCACCATCAAGGACCCGGACCAGGATCCACTGCCGTTCGGTGGCAACGTCCTCGTGCAGGGTGGTGTAGAACTGCTGTTCCCGCTGCCGTTCGTCAAGGACCAGCGTTCCCTGCGTACGTCCGTGTTCTGGGACGTGGGTAACGTGTTCGACACCAACTGCGGCAATAAGCCTGATTGCGAAAAGGTCGGCTTCTCGGGCATGGCCAGCTCCGTCGGCCTGGGCGTCACCTGGATCACCGCGCTGGGCCCGTTGAGCTTCAGCCTGGCGATGCCGGTGAAGAAGCCGGACGACGCCGATACCCAGGTGTTCCAATTCTCTCTGGGCCAGACCTTCTAA
- a CDS encoding IS3 family transposase has protein sequence MLGVKRSSFYAWRKRQGRENPGRDALRSRVIDRFKASRSSAGSRTLMQELRREGHEIGRYKVRALMREAGLKCRQRRPHRYRSSGTEALIAENQLKRNFKVSTINEVWCGDVTYIQVGRRWLYLAAVIDLCTPSRGLGVFNDCRCQAGL, from the coding sequence GTGCTTGGGGTCAAACGCAGCAGTTTCTATGCATGGCGCAAACGCCAAGGGCGTGAGAATCCCGGCAGGGATGCTCTACGCTCGCGTGTAATCGATCGTTTTAAGGCGTCACGAAGCTCTGCCGGTTCACGCACGTTGATGCAGGAGCTGCGGCGTGAAGGCCATGAGATTGGGCGTTACAAAGTGCGTGCGCTTATGCGTGAAGCTGGCCTGAAATGCCGGCAGCGTAGACCGCACCGGTATCGGTCATCCGGCACGGAAGCATTGATTGCGGAAAACCAACTGAAGCGAAACTTCAAAGTTTCGACAATCAACGAGGTTTGGTGTGGCGATGTAACTTATATCCAGGTTGGCAGGCGTTGGCTGTATTTAGCCGCAGTAATCGACTTATGCACGCCGAGTCGTGGGCTGGGCGTTTTCAATGACTGCCGATGCCAGGCTGGCCTGTGA
- a CDS encoding integrase core domain-containing protein — MTADARLACDALRMASESRGRPAGVMFHSDQGCQYTSHKFRSVLEECSLKQSMSHRGQCWDNAAMERFFGALKSEWVPPGGYESESEAKADIMAYLVRYNLKRLHSYNGYETPVAMEEKLRAAA; from the coding sequence ATGACTGCCGATGCCAGGCTGGCCTGTGACGCGCTGCGTATGGCGTCTGAGTCCAGGGGCAGGCCTGCGGGCGTGATGTTTCATTCAGATCAAGGCTGCCAGTACACCAGCCACAAATTCAGGTCTGTGCTTGAAGAGTGCAGCCTGAAGCAGAGCATGAGCCACCGTGGCCAATGCTGGGACAACGCCGCCATGGAGCGATTCTTTGGGGCATTGAAATCAGAATGGGTGCCACCAGGAGGCTATGAGTCCGAATCTGAAGCCAAGGCCGACATCATGGCTTATTTGGTGCGCTACAACCTCAAGCGCCTCCACAGCTACAACGGCTACGAGACCCCGGTAGCCATGGAGGAAAAGCTCAGGGCAGCGGCATGA